One window from the genome of Candidatus Margulisiibacteriota bacterium encodes:
- a CDS encoding helix-turn-helix transcriptional regulator gives MRKKARKSQPDRDWAKLYSTVVCPEFAQLGGKLENIRAAKNLTKEDFANELNIGIFHYYRISRGTAKLSLLTVLKIAKILGLRVNELLEF, from the coding sequence ATGCGAAAAAAGGCCAGAAAATCCCAGCCAGACCGGGATTGGGCTAAACTGTATTCCACTGTGGTCTGCCCCGAATTCGCGCAATTAGGCGGCAAACTGGAAAACATCCGCGCGGCCAAAAATTTAACCAAAGAAGATTTTGCCAATGAATTAAACATCGGCATTTTTCATTATTACAGGATCTCGCGGGGCACCGCTAAACTCTCGCTTTTGACTGTTTTAAAAATCGCAAAAATTCTAGGACTCCGGGTAAACGAACTTCTGGAATTTTAA